ggcagaaaagaccACAGAGAACCTGGAAGGTGGAAAAAGTAGCTCAGGGCGCAATCTGTGACTTGCAACCTCACAGCCCACATTGGGCAGGACTGAGCAGGGAATCAGAGAATGGGCCTCACTGCCGTGCTGCCCACTTGGGTCCAGGCTACAGAAGAAAGCAGTTCAGCCAGGAAGTCCCTTCTGCTCGCAGGCCCCCTGAAGCCAGCAGCAGATGCCCCGGCTCAGCCACCTCCTATACAGCCAGTCTGGGGCCAACTGTGGCACCACCTGTAGAATCTAAGACTGGCAGCTGTCAGAAGGGAGGCTCGACCAGTCCCTGGGGCCAGATGAGGGTGTAGAGCTGGCTGGAGGCAGGGTACAGAAAAGATGCTGCTCATTCTCCCAGCCTACCTCCCCTGCAAGGTCCCCAACCCTGAAACAAACGTCTCATTAGTGAGCCTTTTTATggttgtgtgtgtttttcttttttttaattgaaggtCCCTTACTGGTCCTGCTTCCATGAGCGGCCACGaccaggggaaaaggggaggggaACCAGGCGGCGCAGGGAGGGGTCATCTCCACAACATTCCATTTATACACAGAACTAAACAGACAAGCACAGAGTCACTATTGCGGTTAGAAGTTGGCAgcatgggaatggggaggaaCAGGTGGGAAACTGGGGTGTcgttaaaaaaaatacaggccCCCCCCAAACTGGGGTGCCCGGGGGGAACTTGGTCTGCTTCAACCCAAGAGGAATCAGAAGATCAAAAGCAGTTTGGGAAGGCCAGAACCGTCAggaatggaggaggaagaaggtcCAGGGGGCGGGGGGGCTGTTTGGCAACTGGGGTGAAGGGAttgccctccccctgctgggATCCCCCAAGCCCCTCCGGTCTGGCAGGAAGGGGGCAGCCTGCAACCCCTGTGGGCAGGTCTGGGGCTGCCAGATGCTCcaggcagggggctggagggggctCACAAAGGCTTGCCCTCCAGGGAGATGACGGCGCTGCCCCCCAGCTTCTCTGCCAGAGTGCAACGGTCCTTGACCTCCTCGTAGCAGTTTGCTTGTAATTCATGCTTGATCCCTGTGGGGAAAAAGAGGGGGCATCTGTGAGCAGGAAGCACTGGGgtcggggggggggcggggggggtctGTGGCTGGGAAGGAGCCAATCAGAACAGATGGAAGGGACAAGGTTACCTTCCAGCAGGCaaggaagaagagggaggggGCCTCCTCTGCCAGGCCATTCGCCCCTCCCTGCAGCCAAGGCCTAAGCAAAAAGACATGTGGCACCACCAATGCTGGCCCTTACCCGTCAGCTTCTTCTTGATGGCGTCCTTGGAGCTGGCGTAGATCATTTTGCTCTTAAGGGGTGCAGACTCAGGGGCCCTGGAGGAAAACACAGGCAGACAACTTGCAGCAAAGCCCCCTCCTCCAAGTCTAGCACGTGCCCTCAGGCAAGAGATGACTTCCAGAAACTCCTGAGCTGGCCTCTAGCATTCAAGTTTCTATCAAGTTCCTCATTGACAAGTGTTTTGTTACAacaccctccccgccccccccaaacACAGCTCTGGGTAACCAGGAGCCACAGACGTTCCCATCCTGAGAAAGGGGGGTGGGGCAGAGCTAGGGCAGGTGACAGAAGAAATGCCTGCACAGGAACTCACCAGAAGATAAACACCAGGTCCTCCTTCTTGCTCTCCTTGGTCTCGTAGGTTGCGTCATAGAGGGCGTAGCGGCAGTCCTTATCTGGCAGCATCTTGACAAAGGTGGCGTAGGGGTCGTCTACGGTCTGGCCCACATCACCTACCAGGATCTCCTTGCCCTCCTCGAGGATGATGTTCTTCTTGTCCTCACTCAGGCAGAAGAGCACTGCCTTCTTGCGCTTCTTTACCTCCTCTGGTGTTGACGACTTACGCACCTTCATGTCATTGAACACTTTGATGACGCCATCAGAGACAGCCACACCAGAGGCCTGGGGGACaagccacacacagacacacctcATAAGGAAAAGGTTTCTGGGACTCTGCCTGATAGTCCCTCCTTTGCTTATCTTAGGAGATCCATCTGGATGCCAACACGCACAGTCCACAGCTCCAAGAGATCATTAATCCCCTTTCCAAGGCAAGAATCACTATTTTCCCAAGCAAACCAAGGTGTCAAAGGACCACCTAGGACATGACCCTAGAGTGGCAGCCACAGAAGAGAGCTCCGGTGATCTAACTCAACACCATTCCTGCCTACCCCGACATTTTACAGGCTAGAAATGGAACACTTGTGAGAAGCAGACCCTTGCCTCACATGTGATCCCAGAATTAAAAGAATCCACAGGGTACCAGACTCATTCCCTTAACTTTTTGGATAAAAATCAATcttggaggctggccctgtggccgagtggttaagttcgtgcgctctgctgcaggcaggcggcccagtgtttcgttggttcgaatcctgggcgcggacatggcactgctcatcaagccacgctgaggcagcgtcccacatgccacaactagaaggacccacaacgaagaatatacaactatgtactggggggctttggggagaaaaaaggaaaaaaaataaaatctttaaaaaaataaaataaaaatcaatcttAACTTTTTGGATAAAAATACTGACCCAGAACTTTACAGACATTAAATCAAGACCCATACACCCAATCATAGTCATCTCTCCTGGAAAGAGACAACCGGGACCCAACAGTGCTGGATGGGACACCAATATGCTCAACAGTTCTAGCAAGTCCATCACGACCGCTCAATGCAGTTATTACAGAAACTATCCTCTTCTCCGCTGGGGTCTTCCTCAACCAAGGAACCATAACCCCTAATTAAGTCTCGACTAGACAACTCCCTGTCCTCCGGGAAAAGTGAGGGCCCCAAAAGTGGCTGACACACGTTATCAGGCCAAACTCAAGTGCCCACAGTCCttgagagttctttttttttccttatttgaggaagattagctctgagctaactgctgccaatcctcctctttttgctgaggaagacaggccctgagctaacatccgtgcccatctttcccttctttatacgtgggacgcctcccacagcatggcttgcgaattggtgccatgtccgcacccgggatcggaaccggtgaacgccgggccgccgaagcagaacgtgggaacttaaccgctgcaccaccgggcgggTCCCTTGAGAGTTCTTTAAACTTCTACCCTGGGTCGTGTTGGGGGACACCTAGCCAGGAGAGGGAGCGACCATCCACGAAAACAGCGGCCGCGTCCCCCCTCCCGGAACTGCAGAGGAAGCCGGCCACGTGACACCGCCGCTTCCGGAGTGGGCGGGGAAAGGCGATCTGCTAGGCCTGGCCCCCTCGACGAAAGAAACTCGTACCCGGAGGCAGCGGCACCTCCAAGGCCTCAACTCCAAAGAATCGCCTTCCCCGACCGGCTTTTTGGCCCCTCGGCTGCGGGCCGGAGCCTGGGCAAGTTACACAACCTTCGCCTCTCGCAGCCCTCGGGCCCGACACAGAAGGCGGGGTGGTTTCCGGGCGGTGCCCGCCTGGGTCACTTCCCTAAACTCGGCTCCACCCTCAGACCCCATCCGGGAAAGCCGCCGACCCCGCTCGGCCAGGGCTTCGGGCCCAGCGGCCAGACCGGAGCGGTGCGCACGCGCCGGCCGACGGCGCCGTTCCGGCCCGCGCCGGCGGCAGAAGGCGGAGAAGGCAGCTTGCTTCGTGGGGGCCGTGGCCTCGGCGGTGTCCGCTCCGTGCCGCGCGGTGCAAACTCCTAATCCCAGGCGCCTGCGCTCGgaccccgccgcccccgcccttCCCGGGCGCAGACATCTCTGCCACCTGCTCTCGACACAGCCGCCTGCCGAGGGAGGGTGACGCGGAGACAGGAACAGCCCTTGGGTGGGGCGCGCGCCAAGACCAATCGCGCGCTTTTCCTTCGCCGCCCCCGGGCCCGGTTTGGATGCCGCGTGCTCCCGTCGAGCGCGCGCCCCCGTGGACCAACCCGCTTCGGCCCCGCCGCGGCGCGCGACACAGGCAGCACCGCGAGGGGCAGGCGCGCGCGCGCCTCGGACCCCTCCCCCACGGCCCGTGACCGCGCGGGCGCACCAgcgagtgggggaggggaagggagtccAGGGGGCGCGCGAGCGACGTCCGAGCCGGCCCTCACGGCGCCCGCGGGCGCGCACGCGCGTCCTGGCACCGCCCGCCCCTCAGCACGAGACCCTCATCCCGCCCGGggcgctgggggagggggagcgaCGTCGCTCGCCTGCTCCCTCCCGCGCGTGCAGACGACCGACTCGCAGCCGCCTCCCTTCAGGTGCCGCGACCTGCCGCTCACCATGTTTCCGGAAGCGAAAAGGAGATAGCACGGACAGGCAGAAAAGACGAGAGCGGCTGCAGCTGCTGCCGGAATCCGACTGAACGCGGCCTCTCCCGGCCCCTTCCGTTTAGTATGAGCCGCACAATGAGGGGCGGGGCGGGCTTCCGGCGCTCCCCGCGCGGGCCGACGGGAAATGAAGTCCGAGGGTCCTGCGCCGTCCTCGGGCTCGCTGGGTAATAGAGTCTTTTTAGTTAGCGGTCCTCTGAGCGCCACATTGCGTGCCGGGAAATGTAGTCCGCGTCAGCCGAGAGGGGCGGGGCTATGGCATGAAGAGCGCACCCATTGGTCGAATTCTCCAGGAAACGCTCTGAGCTGAGCAAAGGCCGCCGAGCTGGATAGTGTGACCCGAAAATGAGCCCTGACTTCACGGCTCTTTACCCCATAGCGAAAGAGTTTTCCTAAGATCTATCTTGGCAGTTTCTGGTTCCCTGGGTCTGAAAATGTCGAAtgagttaatattttgtttttctgaattcaAGCAACTATTCATTGGCCTGGAATCCAGTCCTAGAACAAGGAGAATCGCAAGTATAATGCCCCTTCAATCCAATATTCACCGAGCACCCTCCATGTGCAAAGCCACTCTTGTCTCCTGAGAAAAAGCCATATGCAACgtcaataaaataagaataagagaaaaaagcaCAAGGGAAGGGCTACGAGGAAATCTTTGAAAATAGAGCTTTGCCCTTGTTTTAAAGATGTTTGGCAAATTCACGAGACAATGAGGAAGGGCAGAGGTTTGTGCATTCAGTTCAAGGATTATACGCTTTTTACTTGACAGTGAGAAGAGGAAATAGATATTAAACCAGACTTAAATCTCGTTCTCTAGTTCATAGCCAGGCACGTGTTAAATTTAATACCCTCACAAAGTGAGACACAAGCTATGTGGGAGGATAAGCTTCAAAAAAATAAGCTGAGGTGGGGGACTCCGGGAAGATTTCGTTGACCTCGAACAATGACCATGGCCTCACACCCCGCAGGAAGAGAAGACAGGGTCGCAAACAAGGGAACCGGGGGCATTGATCCCATAGGCGGAATAAAGAGTACAAATGAAGAGCTGAAAGCCGGGTCTTCACCACCTGGGGAGCGATCCCCGGGAGTAGGGCACCTCGCAGAGCATGCTGGGGGTTGTAGTTGGGGACATGCCGCCGCACCGCCCACCAACAGAGCTCCCAAGAGCCCCAGGTGGAGGCCGCAGCTCGACCCCCGCTTCCCGCAAGCGACCCTGACAGAAGAGGCTGGCTCCACCGTTTTCGAGCCTCGGGGTTTCCAAGAGCAACGAGAAGGGGAGGAGGACTTCGCAGTTACCCTGGAGACGCGCTCTCGCCCGCCCCCAGCCGCGGGATGCCCTAGATGTCCTTATTAGGACAAGAGACTagagggggcggggccagcccAAACGCCGGCTGGAGGCTCCTTATAAGGCAGCGTCGGGCGGGAGGCGGGAGTTCGGAGCTGGCTGGGGGGTGCGGGATCGCGGCTAGGTGGAGTCTGAAGGGGCGGGCCTGGAGCACCGGCGCCCGCCTCTCCGCTTCTCGAAGGCCCCAGACAAGCACCTCGCGACTTCTCGTATAACAGCTGGGGGTTGCTCCAACGCCCTTGAGACCCTCGTGTCCCTCAACCTGAGACCCCTTTGCAtagtttccattttaaatgtcCCAGAAGGTCCCTCACCCCCAATGAACTACAAAAACGACGAAGTGTTCTCCCCTTCCACTCTTGTCTGGGCTTCTTACACCCAGCCTGCTCCCCCGAATCTAACCACGTGCCCATCTCAGCCTCCCCCCACCTGCCCTGATGCCCAGCACCTATTTGTACCCCCTTCTACTTGtcttctgtccctccctcccccccccaccccccccgccgtcctcctagCTTCGGTCTTCCCTGCATGTCCCCGACTTTGCGCCCCTCCCCCAGTGCCCAGTGGTGCCCCGccccacccttccccacccaGCTCGGGATCACCATTTCCTCGGAGggtcctccagctcctcctgtgTTACCTTTGTGTCTTTATCCCCTGTACCCTATCCTAGATGTCCCTCCTGCACAGGTACCTGCAGCCActttcctcccaccccccacctctcaGGCTCTTCACaaccccagtcttcctctagccTTCTCCGCAAGGGTGAGGCAGAAACTGACAGCCTCAGGTTACTTGGCTAAGCACCGCCCCAGCCAGCCCTCCCAACCACAGGGGGCGCTGTCCGCCCTCCTCTCGCCTGCACAAAGAGGACCCCGCTCTCGAatctggggtgggaggaagaggcgGGCCAAGGCTCTGGGGGCCTGAGTGGGGCGCGCCCAAAAAACTTGTCTGGccgggaggggcggggggaggcgaAGGGCCGTAGAGACGGCGGTCGGCACCAACCACTTAGAGTAGCGCAGGGGCGGGGAGGGCAGCAGGAGGCTATCCTCTAGTTAGTGCCAAGCGTAGGACCACGTGGTTGGAGAGGTCCCGCCCTCACCTCCCGAGCCAGGTGTTCGAATCCCGTCTCCGAAACTGGCGGCGTCTCAGACCCGCCGGTGTGAGGCGCCAAAGGACCCGCCCTGGGGCTCATGGCGGCGCCGGTCCGCCTGGGCCGGAAACGCCCGCTGCCGGCTTGCCCCAACCCGCTCTTCGTACGCTGGCTGACCGAGTGGCGGGACGAGGCAGCCAGCAGGGGTCGCCGCACGCAGTTCGTGTTTCAGAAGGTGGGTCCCGGCCCGGCCTGATGGGGACAGGTGCTGGCCAAGTCAGACGACCAGGCCCGCCCTGACCCGGTTTCCTACCCGCTACCCTCGCCAGGCGCTGCGCTCCCTCCGGCGGTACCCACTGCCCCTGCGCAGCGGCAAGGAAGCTAAGATCCTCCAGCACTTCGGAGACGGGCTTTGCCGGATGCTGGACCACCGGCTGCAGCAGCACCGAGCATTGGGCGGTGAGCGCTGCGGGCAGCGGTCGGTAGTCACCTGAGCTTCCCCCAGGTGCAGCCTCCGTAACTACCTGGGATCCCCTGGCTTCAGGCTCCGCACTCCTGTCCCCAAGTTGCTGTTTCACCTCCAGCTCGTGGCTGGCGCTCTCAGAGCCTCACCGCTCTTGTCTGCCATGTAGGCTGGCAGCGTCCCAGACCCTCCCGCCTCCTGAATTCCCTGGGGTCCGGGGTTGACTCTCTTCTGCTCTCACAGGTGATCATGCCCTGGGATCACCATCTGGAGAGAAGAGTCCAGCTCCGGAAGGGCCACCTGCTGAAGAAGTCCAGGACCCTTCCATGCCAGTGAGGAGGGGGCAAGGGGAGTGGGCAGGAGCTCCAGGAGTAAGATCTTCGAGCTTGAGGGCCTTGGCAGGCCTGGGTCTACATCTGCCCACCATGATGCCTGGCCCTGGGCAAATGACTTATCTGTTTGATACTCAGTCTTCTTATCTGTAGATGGGGATATTGATTGGTATTATCAATCAGTGGAGAGAGTTCCATTATCAAGCTATTTAGGGGGCCAAACCTAGTAAGTTGTAGGGGTTGCTGTTATCCAGTTCTATCCTGCAGTGGATGGTAGAACTGAGGCTGGGCCAGGCAGATTACACTCacacccccactccaccccctgcAACTGTCCAGGTCTCATCCCAGCTTTGCAGGAGATCATCCCACCATctggcccattttacagataaggaaactgagaggcagctgagtgacttgcccaggcCCCTGTGGCCTGCTGAGATAGAACCTGAACCTCAGCCCTGCCGGGGATGCAGTCTATAACGGCTGACGGCCCCTCTGTACCTTTCAGGTTCCTGCACAGCCCaaagcaggaggttctggcagcTACTGGCCAGCTCGGCACTCAGGAGCACGAGCAATACTGCTGCTGCTCTACAGGGAGCACCTGGTGAGTGCGCGGCTGCACTGGGAGTAAGGGGAGCCGAGgcaggggggcaggaggaggccgGCTGGGCACCGAAACTATCCTGGTTACATTTCTGCCTTGGTTACAGAATCCTAGTGGCCACAGTTTCTTAACGAAGGAGGAGCTGCTGCAGAGGTGTGCGCAGAAGGCTCCCAGGGTGAGTGCCGAGGAGGGGACGATGGGGCTGAGTGGCTCTGGATCTGACCCTGAGACTGGCCACCAGAGACTGCCTTTCTTGGGAGCAAGGAGTGCCATGGGGCACAGGGAGTTGGACACGTGGTAGTACCAGGAGCTCTCTAAGGGTCTTCTCCCCTATGGACAGATGGCCCCTGGGAGTACTCGACCCTGGCCAGCCCTCCGCTCCCTCCTCCACAGGAATCTGGTCCTCAGGACACACCAACCAGCCAGGTGGGGCCAACTACAAGCGGcacaggaagcagggagagagaacatGTGTGCCATTCTGAGTGGGACCCTGCAGTCacccagcaaatcccaggcctcATGCTGTTGAGGTTGGGGAAGGGAGGTCTTGCCCCCAGGAGCCCACACTGACGGAGTCCCAGGAGGGTCTGAGAGACTGAGcagtgggtgggagggagaagggggtgCCACAGGTtaatagaggaagagagaggcttTGCTGAGGACATGGCATTTGGCACATCTTAGAATTCAGTGAGTAGAGATGTAGAAAGGCTTTCCAAGGAGGAGGGGAAGTTTGTGTGATGTGTATTTGCTGCAGACCTGAGGAACGGCCCTGGGCAGGTCTAGAGGAAGCTGATGTGAGGGGCAGGAACGCGGCAGGGGTGTGGGGGAGTCGCTGGGCTTGTTTGTGCAGGGTCGCCAAGGGGGTGGTGAGGCCAGCCTGGCTGAGGGCAGGCAGGAGAGCTTGCCAGGTATGAATGAAGAAGGGAGATCTGTGTTTCTCTCCTCTGCCTACCAGGTACTCACTGACCCCGGAGGGTCTGGAGCTGGCCCAGAAGCTGGCCGAGTCAGAGGGCCCAACTTGGCTGAATGTGGGCATCGGGCCAGAGGAGCCCCCTGGGGAGCAGCCTGAAGTGCCAGGAGCAGCCTCAGCCGAGCtgtgaggaggagggggaggaggagaacagAGGAGCGGGAGGGGTCCTGGAAATGAGGGCAGCACCCCACCCCTATCTCCATCACCTACAGCTGAGCTGTGGCTGCCCCACTTCCTGTGGGTCGGGGGGGAACTGCCCTGGCACTGGGATTCTGGCCTCACACATACCAACCCCCGCACTCCCCATAGTGGTGCCAGCGAAGGGAGCGTCCAGCAACCGCCACTGGAGCTGGGGCCTGGAGAATACAGGGTGCTGTTGTGTGTGGATGTTGGCGAGACCAAGGGGTGAGTGAGGTGgggggaagtgagggagagggtGCTGGGGGGGTTGGCACGGCCTGCCCTGAGCCAGGCCTCCTGCCTTGCAACTCCAGGGTAGGGCACAGGCCAGAGCTGCTCCGGGAGCTGCAGCGGCTGCACGTGACCCACACGGTGCGCAAGCTGCACGTTGGGGACTTTGTGTGGGTAGCACAGGAGACCAGGCCCAGCGATCCAGGTAAGGGGCGTGGACAGGTGGCTGGGTGTCAGAGGCAGGACCTGTTGGGTCGGGGGACACGGGCCAACAGGAGCCTTCTTGGCCTCTTGGCAGCGAGACCAAAGGAACTAGTCCTAGACCACATTGTGGAGCGCAAGCGGCTGGATGACTTGTGTAGCAGCATCATCGATGGTCGCTTCCGGGAGCAGAAGGTTCCTTACTGCCTCACCAcactccctgccccctgcctgctCTGGGGGCCTCCTTCTCAGCCCAGAGGAGTCCAGGGGCACTTCTGGGTGGCCTTGAGGCAGAGTTCCA
This sequence is a window from Equus caballus isolate H_3958 breed thoroughbred chromosome 12, TB-T2T, whole genome shotgun sequence. Protein-coding genes within it:
- the CFL1 gene encoding cofilin-1 isoform X1 codes for the protein MASGVAVSDGVIKVFNDMKVRKSSTPEEVKKRKKAVLFCLSEDKKNIILEEGKEILVGDVGQTVDDPYATFVKMLPDKDCRYALYDATYETKESKKEDLVFIFWAPESAPLKSKMIYASSKDAIKKKLTGIKHELQANCYEEVKDRCTLAEKLGGSAVISLEGKPL
- the CFL1 gene encoding cofilin-1 isoform X2 — translated: MKVRKSSTPEEVKKRKKAVLFCLSEDKKNIILEEGKEILVGDVGQTVDDPYATFVKMLPDKDCRYALYDATYETKESKKEDLVFIFWAPESAPLKSKMIYASSKDAIKKKLTGIKHELQANCYEEVKDRCTLAEKLGGSAVISLEGKPL
- the MUS81 gene encoding crossover junction endonuclease MUS81; translated protein: MAAPVRLGRKRPLPACPNPLFVRWLTEWRDEAASRGRRTQFVFQKALRSLRRYPLPLRSGKEAKILQHFGDGLCRMLDHRLQQHRALGGDHALGSPSGEKSPAPEGPPAEEVQDPSMPVPAQPKAGGSGSYWPARHSGARAILLLLYREHLNPSGHSFLTKEELLQRCAQKAPRMAPGSTRPWPALRSLLHRNLVLRTHQPARYSLTPEGLELAQKLAESEGPTWLNVGIGPEEPPGEQPEVPGAASAELGASEGSVQQPPLELGPGEYRVLLCVDVGETKGVGHRPELLRELQRLHVTHTVRKLHVGDFVWVAQETRPSDPARPKELVLDHIVERKRLDDLCSSIIDGRFREQKFRLKRCGLGRRVYLVEEHGSVHNLSLPESTLLQAVTNTQVIDGFFVKRTADIKESAAYLALFTRGLQRLYQGHTLRSRPWGTPGDPESGAGPSPNPLCSLLTFNDFNAGAIKNKAQSVREVFARQLMQVRGVSGEKAAALVDRYSTPASLLAAYDTCATPKEQEMLLSTIKCGRLQRNLGPTLSRTLSQLYCTYGPLT